The following are from one region of the Coffea eugenioides isolate CCC68of chromosome 2, Ceug_1.0, whole genome shotgun sequence genome:
- the LOC113759705 gene encoding uncharacterized protein LOC113759705 gives MRSTRSRSGRVPSTGAGQTSGAQQDRISEDPGSQRTQPNNEDAIAKMAEYLKRQGKEKAESSKRRPTKSPEVPSGEDSEDGRLSRSTSRRASSKATSKIASISRAFSRGLLGKRAEDPPRRPGGLASDYMRAPPFTDDINGEMVPPNFKLPNLHTYDGRGDPEDHLRAFISAFRLYCVPDAVICRAFPIFLHGTARKWFWSLEPGSISSLDELIDRFIHRFVSSRPITKTSAYLLNLQQGQGESLRSYAQRFNEENVQIPDQNEQVTIVAFTNGLVAGIFNTEIHRQYPRTLRELWERVDQGIRSEDVNRMKREAQASRTGQDPRRRKDTGRSEPGPSGTSNQPRDRRSVFDRIVKGRSSTSDAELTPLNSSRTHVLAVMRQNHLGRNPPEIPGRRDKRNSNLYCAYHRDVGHETEDCNDLKREIENLIRQGYLKQFVRKDGGFNRSVSHRENRGPRRDDRRDTNMHYRGPEDRREDKQPPRDGSPGYGPNIAGVINTIAGGPTGGDSQNSRKRTYRQAEMEVAEPSSRLSEVITYGPADPVPAASSNHEALVIEVLTNNYVVKKVYVDPGSSVDVLYYRTFESLKLTREQLTPVRTPLVGFGGHVVHPEGMLTLVVTIGRHPRCRTVPVSFAVVKADSPYNMLIGRPTLNALRAVYSTYHLSFKFPTSAGVAEVSSDVGAARECYLATIQAAVTHRPSPRSEEKRPAVLSIDRIDPQKAEEPNRLEPGDEVELVVVDEAKPDQVVQVGAGLPSPLKEEMISLIKDHRDVFAWSADEVVGVPPELMTHQLNVDPQARPVRQKRRHFGPERSQAISDEVDKLLPAKMIHEVQYPTWLSNPVMVKKDTGGWRMCVDFTDLNNKDCYPLPRIDALVDAAMGYEILCFLDAFKGYHQIGMSEEDQEKTAFYTDRGTYCYTTMPFGLKNAGATYQRLINRLFQNQIGRNVEAYVDDILVKSLATSSFLSDVREVFGVLRDSRMKLNPKKCVFGVTSGKFLGYLVSHRGIEANPDKVKAIQDMSPPRNIREVQRLNGRLAALNRFLSQSAEKALPFFKVLKNADQFAWTEECQAAFDQLKQYLHHLPTLASPRPEEKLYLYLSAADEAVSAVLIRDEGTQVPVYYVSRALRGPETRYTQVEKLVLGLVHAARRLKPYFLAHPISVRTDQPIRQILVRPEASGRLTKWAVELGEYDLSYEPRTAIKAQALADFLAELTFTEGPESTSALPEVSTSSLWTLYVDGSSNGDGCGAGLLLEGPQGEVCSYALRFDFPATNNEAEYEALIAGLQLARKLGAQQIHVRSDSQLVVRQVIGEYEAKDETMQRYLSKVHQLTAYFKSFEIQRIPRSQNKRADALSRLASTSFSDLSKTVLVEVLSEPGYVEEVACPVHSEETWMTPFILFLGQGVLPEDRAEARKIQRKAARYALRDGELYKRSYLGPWLRCVTPETGREVLHEIHEGLCGAHIGHRMLTKKAMLLGYFWPSLRQDSQDLVLGCPSCQVHAPERHQPSNFMVPITSPWPFEQWGTDIIGPFPKAVGGYTFLVTAVDYFTKWVEAEPLRTISGLAIQKFFWKCIICRFGIPRVIISDNGRQFAENPFKTWCENLGIKQHFTSVGHPQANGQAENFNRTLLHGLKTRLHRAGSSWVEELPSVLWSYRITPRSATQETPFSLTYGAEAVIPAEILTPSPRLAAYAAEVNDEERQLDLDLVEERRNLASARIASYKNTLAHYYNARVRNRRFQPGDLVLRKNSVSRAEPQGKLCPKWEGPYRVVESDPKGYCKLSYRDGSLVPKSWHAENLSLYYA, from the exons ATGAGATCCACGCGCTCTAGAAGCGGAAGAGTTCCCTCAACTGGGGCTGGGCAGACATCCGGAGCCCAGCAAGATCGTATCTCTGAAGATCCAGGGTCCCAAAGGACCCAGCCCAACAATGAGGACGCCATCGCCAAGATGGCCGA GTACCTCAAGAggcagggaaaagaaaaagccgaGTCTTCCAAGAGGAGACCGACGAAGTCCCCTGAAGTGCCCTCAGGCGAGGACTCCGAAGATGGGCGTCTATCTCGGAGCACCTCCAGGCGAGCCTCATCCAAGGCAACCTCCAAGATTGCCTCCATCTCCCGAGCGTTTTCTCGGGGACTACTGGGAAAACGAGCCGAGGACCCACCTCGGCGTCCCGGAGGCCTAGCTTCTGACTACATGAGGGCTCCGCCCTTCACTGATGACATCAATGGGGAGATGGTGCCCCCAAACTTTaagcttccaaatttgcacACCTACGACGGCCGAGGTGACCCCGAGGATCACCTCCGCGCCTTCATCTCCGCATTTCGACTCTACTGCGTCCCCGACGCCGTGATCTGTCGGGCTTTCCCCATCTTCCTGCACGGGACCGCCCGGAAGTGGTTCTGGAGTTTAGAACCGGGGAGCATTTCCTCCCTGGATGAGCTGATAGACCGGTTCATCCACCGCTTTGTGTCATCTCGACCAATAACAAAGACTTCAGCTTACCTCTTGAACCTGCAACAGGGTCAGGGCGAGTCACTTCGCTCGTACGCCCAAAGGTTCAACGAGGAGAATGTACAGATACCTGACCAGAACGAGCAAGTAACTATTGTTGCCTTCACCAACGGGTTAGTAGCAGGGATCTTTAACACCGAAATCCATCGGCAGTACCCCCGTACACTTCGGGAGCTCTGGGAAAGAGTGGACCAGGGAATCCGAAGTGAAGATGTAAATCGCATGAAGCGAGAAGCCCAAGCATCTCGTACGGGGCAAGATCCCCGGAGGAGGAAAGACACTGGCCGAAGTGAACCAGGCCCAAGTGGCACTTCAAACCAACCCCGAGACCGCCGAAGTGTCTTCGACCGGATCGTGAAAGGCAGATCGTCCACCTCGGACGCCGAACTGACGCCCCTCAATTCGAGCCGGACCCACGTCCTGGCTGTGATGAGGCAGAATCACCTCGGCCGCAACCCTCCCGAAATTCCGGGGAGGAGAGATAAGAGGAACTCGAACCTCTACTGTGCCTACCACCGTGATGTAGGGCACGAGACTGAAGACTGCAATGACCTGAAGCGGGAAATCGAAAATTTGATCCGGCAGGGATACCTGAAGCAATTCGTCCGCAAGGATGGAGGCTTCAACCGAAGCGTCTCCCACCGGGAGAACCGAGGCCCCCGCCGAGACGATCGACGGGACACGAACATGCATTACCGAGGTCCCGAAGACCGTAGGGAGGACAAGCAGCCCCCACGCGATGGCTCACCGGGCTACGGCCCCAACATCGCAGGGGTGATCAACACCATCGCGGGTGGACCAACGGGAGGAGACAGCCAGAACTCCCGGAAGCGGACATACCGCCAGGCCGAGATGGAGGTGGCCGAGCCGAGCTCTCGGCTGTCCGAGGTCATCACCTACGGTCCCGCTGACCCCGTTCCTGCGGCCTCCAGCAATCATGAagctcttgtgattgaagtccTCACCAACAACTACGTAGTCAAAAAGGTCTACGTAGACCCCGGAAGCTCGGTAGACGTCTTGTACTACCGGACTTTcgaaagtttgaaactgaccaGGGAGCAACTCACTCCTGTCAGGACGCCCCTCGTGGGATTCGGGGGACACGTCGTCCACCCGGAAGGCATGTTGACCCTGGTGGTAACAATCGGGCGTCATCCACGCTGCCGAACTGTGCCTGTCAGTTTTGCGGTGGTCAAAGCAGACTCCCCCTACAATATGCTGATAGGCCGGCCCACGCTCAATGCCTTGAGAGCCGTATACTCCACCTACCACCTGAGCTTTAAATTCCCAACATCTGCGGGGGTGGCCGAGGTAAGCAGCGATGTGGGCGCCGCCCGGGAGTGCTACCTCGCCACCATTCAAGCAGCAGTCACCCACCGGCCCTCACCGAGGTCAGAAGAAAAGAGGCCAGCGGTCCTCTCCATAGACCGCATCGACCCTCAGAAGGCAGAAGAGCCCAACAGGCTGGAGCCCGGGGATGAGGTGGAACTGGTGGTAGTGGATGAAGCGAAACCTGACCAAGTGGTCCAAGTAGGGGCTGGACTACCCTCACccctgaaagaagaaatgatctCCCTGATCAAAGACCACCGAGACGTCTTCGCGTGGTCCGCGGATGAAGTGGTCGGAGTGCCACCCGAACTCATGACCCACCAACTCAACGTTGACCCACAGGCCCGACCTGTGCGACAGAAACGAAGGCACTTCGGCCCCGAACGTAGTCAGGCCATATCGGATGAGGTCGACAAGCTCTTGCCGGCCAAGATGATCCACGAAGTCCAATATCCCACCTGGCTGTCCAATCCAGTCATGGTCAAAAAGGACACCGGTGGATGGAGAATGTGTGTCGACTTCACCGACCTCAACAACAAAGATTGCTATCCTCTGCCGAGAATAGACGCCCTCGTCGACGCGGCGATGGGGTATGAAATCCTCTGCTTCCTAGATGCCTTCAAAGGGTACCATCAAATAGGAATGAGTGAGGAGGACCAAGAGAAAACGGCGTTCTACACCGACCGAGGTACTTATTGTTACACCACCATGCCCTTCGGGCTAAAGAACGCCGGGGCAACCTACCAAAGGCTGATCAACCGACTCTTCCAGAATCAGATCGGCCGCAATGTGGAGGCCTATGTGGATGACATCCTCGTTAAAAGCCTCGCCACTTCATCCTTTCTGTCAGACGTGAGGGAAGTCTTTGGTGTCCTGCGAGACTCGAGAATGAAGCTGAATCCCAAGAAGTGCGTCTTCGGCGTCACCTCGGGAAAATTCTTGGGGTATCTGGTTTCCCACCGGGGAATCGAGGCCAACCCCGACAAGGTGAAGGCCATTCAGGACATGTCCCCACCTCGGAACATCCGAGAAGTCCAACGGCTGAATGGACGCCTGGCCGCGCTGAATCGCTTCCTGTCCCAATCAGCCGAGAAAGCTCTGCCTTTCTTTAAGGTGCTGAAAAATGCTGACCAGTTCGCCTGGACTGAGGAGTGTCAGGCTGCTTTCGACCAGCTGAAGCAGTACTTGCATCACCTACCAACTCTCGCTTCACCTCGGCCCGAGGAGAagctctacctctacctctccGCAGCCGACGAGGCTGTCAGCGCTGTGCTCATCCGAGATGAGGGCACCCAAGTGCCGGTCTACTACGTCAGCCGAGCCCTCCGCGGGCCGGAGACCCGATACACGCAAGTGGAAAAACTTGTGCTGGGGCTCGTCCACGCAGCTCGGCGGTTGAAACCCTACTTCTTAGCCCATCCCATCTCGGTCAGGACCGACCAGCCCATTCGGCAAATATTGGTGCGACCCGAAGCTTCTGGTCGCCTCACCAAGTGGGCTGTCGAATTGGGAGAATATGACTTGTCCTACGAGCCACGCACCGCCATAAAAGCTCAAGCTTTAGCTGACTTCCTTGCTGAGCTCACCTTCACGGAAGGTCCGGAGTCCACTTCAGCCTTACCCGAGGTGTCCACCTCATCCCTGTGGACATTGTATGTCGATGGATCCTCTAATGGAGACGGCTGCGGAGCCGGACTGCTCCTGGAAGGACCTCAGGGGGAGGTTTGCTCTTACGCCCTCCGCTTTGACTTCCCGGCCACCAACAATGAAGCCGAGTACGAGGCTCTAATCGCTGGACTCCAGCTAGCCCGCAAGCTCGGCGCCCAGCAAATCCACGTCCGCAGTGACTCCCAGCTCGTGGTACGCCAAGTTATTGGTGAGTACGAGGCCAAGGATGAGACCATGCAACGGTACCTctccaaagttcaccaactcACCGCGTACTTCAAGTCATTCGAAATCCAAAGGATCCCTCGGTCCCAGAATAAGCGAGCCGACGCCTTATCCCGGCTGGCTTCCACTTCATTCTCTGACCTCAGCAAAACCGTCTTGGTGGAGGTCCTGAGTGAACCAGGGTACGTGGAAGAGGTGGCCTGCCCCGTGCACTCTGAAGAAACTTGGATGACCCCGTTCATCCTTTTCTTGGGTCAAGGAGTCCTTCCCGAAGACCGAGCTGAAGCAAGGAAGATACAACGCAAAGCCGCTCGGTATGCACTCCGCGATGGAGAACTATATAAGCGCTCTTACCTCGGCCCATGGTTGAGGTGTGTCACCCCCGAGACAGGACGCGAGGTCCTCCACGAGATCCACGAGGGCCTATGTGGGGCTCACATCGGCCACAGGATGCTAACTAAGAAAGCTATGCTCCTGGGATATTTCTGGCCATCACTTCGGCAAGACTCCCAGGACCTCGTTCTCGGCTGCCCTTCCTGCCAAGTCCACGCACCCGAGCGCCACCAGCCTTCAAACTTCATGGTCCCCATCACTTCACCCTGGCCGTTTGAGCAATGGGGGACAGACATCATAGGTCCTTTCCCCAAAGCCGTCGGAGGTTATACATTCTTAGTAACCGCTGTGGAttacttcaccaagtgggtCGAGGCCGAGCCACTTCGGACCATCTCAGGGCTGgccattcaaaaattcttttggaagTGTATTATCTGCCGCTTCGGCATACCGCGGGTCATCATCTCGGACAATGGGAGACAGTTTGCCGAGAACCCGTTCAAGACTTGGTGCGAGAACCTCGGCATCAAACAACACTTCACTTCGGTAGGCCACCCCCAGGCCAATGGTCAAGCAGAAAACTTCAACCGAACTCTCCTACATGGTCTCAAGACCCGACTACACCGAGCTGGGTCATCTTGGGTGGAGGAACTCCCCAGTGTCCTGTGGTCGTATCGGATCACGCCGAGGTCAGCGACGCAAGAGACCCCATTCTCCCTGACCTACGGCGCCGAGGCGGTCATCCCGGCTGAGATCCTTACCCCCAGCCCTCGGCTGGCAGCCTATGCCGCCGAGGTGAACGACGAAGAGAGGCAGCTGGACCTCGACCTCGTCGAAGAACGAAGGAATCTCGCCTCAGCCCGGATAGCTTCTTACAAGAACACACTGGCACACTACTACAATGCCCGCGTGAGAAATCGTAGATTCCAGCCTGGAGACTTGGTTCTTAGAAAAAACTCAGTCAGCCGAGCTGAACCGCAAGGGAAATTATGCCCGAAATGGGAAGGCCCTTACCGAGTTGTGGAATCTGACCCTAAGGGGTATTGTAAACTGAGTTACCGAGATGGCTCATTAGTGCCGAAGTCTTGGCACGCCGAGAACCTCAGCTTGTATTACGCCTGA
- the LOC113762172 gene encoding putative disease resistance RPP13-like protein 1 produces the protein MAAALVGGSFLSAFLQVLFDRMATPEFVNLFRNQKANDDLLKKLKSELRTVGAVLDDAENKEIRNQYVKEWLEELHDTFYQAEDLVDRISTEALRIKVETEYQSSTSTCTYSGDEFLSRIKPEIETIVARLEGYNKQIIPLGLQVLHSRIKSHHKFETSLVDETTFIGRDADKEKIIQMLRFEDADRDNITVIPIVGLAGLGKTTLARMVYEDSKVELSFPTRAWVCVSEEYDATRITKEILREFRISFGESDNLLSLQVKLRGGLTEKKFLLVLDDVWNSSYNQWDNLRSPFNGGSRESKIIVTTRNQQIARMMAKERSIHHLNSMLEEDCRSLFKKHAFENRDGNENAELEEIGNKIVTKCGGLPLAVKTVAGILRSKTTPEEWKEILVSEEWTQMDIPDGPLPALRLSYIHLPSHLKRCFAYCAVFPKDYQIRKEEIIQLWQANDLLGYPGENKRIKNEGEKCFHELRMRSLFHQSTDHTFSMHDLVNDLAWFVFGKYCLRLEDHQEGNATISGARHFSYHSSYYDTFRKFNLLSRTKNIRTFLPLRTDRNWSHLSNKFLEDTLPQFMSLRFLSLSCYENIVKLPSSCSGLKQLRFLNLSSTGIKELPEWICSFYNLQTLLLSYCIQLEQLPENLGKLINLCCLDISGTPLKKMPPQMGRLINLQVLTAFVIGKDSGSTIKELGKLPMLRGKLILSGLENVSSARDASMANMEGKEHLDVLTLEWNGAINDSQAVRDVLDNLQPHSSIKHLNIIGYGGTTFPDWLCNPSLSRLESLSLSNCENCFSLPALGQLQSLQSLEIVGMSCISLLRQDFYGDVSATKPFPSLKKLRIEKLPQWERWHVPEGEVFNGLERLRIIGCPKLIGELPRQLASLQSLDISGCGNLVRPNGQLSILNGENQQNFSSFRQLKISELENLKELPLQLNQLSRLEELNISALKNLEELPLQSNQLSRLEKLTVDDCGSLSPSHVSRPPSSLKSLWYHGRCNLELESSSGEGGGALEHLTLLNCDSVKVKVEWLASFPMLKSVAIYKCKSVEMLSVPAAPALGIGKQSGMTTTTTTTTSTSSVMTSLQRLSISGCDALILSFPAPSLTELDIQDCEKFTKLPQRMESLLPSLRYLCLRNCPEIECFPEGGLPSTLQLLNIENCKKLMSRMTEWGLEKLPFLTHLRIKSPWDEVESFLEEDWRLPCTLQYLYLDSFQNLKVLNYSALRHLTSLQGLYINTCPRLQSLPEEGLPASLTELEILRCPLLKPRLEWEKGQDWPKVAHIPCLLVDGDLVP, from the coding sequence ATGGCTGCTGCCTTAGTGGGAGGCTCATTCCTCTCCGCTTTCCTTCAAGTGCTATTTGATAGGATGGCTACGCCGGAATTCGTGAATTTGTTTCGTAATCAGAAGGCGAATGATGATCTCCTCAAGAAGCTCAAGAGTGAGTTACGCACTGTTGGAGCCGTGCTCGATGATGCAGAGAACAAGGAAATACGGAACCAATATGTCAAGGAATGGCTTGAAGAGCTTCATGATACATTTTATCAGGCAGAGGATTTAGTGGACAGAATCAGCACTGAAGCTCTGCGAATTAAGGTAGAAACTGAGTACCAAAGCTCAACCAGCACTTGTACATATTCGGGTGATGAGTTTCTTAGTAGGATCAAGCCCGAGATAGAAACAATAGTGGCGAGGCTGGAGGGATATAACAAACAAATTATTCCCTTGGGTTTGCAAGTTCTTCATTCCAGAATAAAGTCACATCACAAATTTGAAACATCTTTGGTTGATGAGACTACCTTTATTGGGAGAGATGCTGATAAAGAGAAGATAATTCAAATGTTGCGCTTCGAGGATGCAGACAGAGACAATATCACTGTGATTCCAATAGTTGGACTGGCTGGGCTCGGTAAGACCACCCTGGCTCGAATGGTTTACGAAGATTCGAAGGTGGAACTGAGTTTTCCTACCAGGGCATGGGTATGCGTATCAGAAGAATATGATGCTACCAGGATAACAAAAGAAATCCTAAGGGAATTCCGCATTTCTTTTGGTGAGAGTGATAACTTGCTCTCCCTTCAAGTGAAGCTACGAGGTGGCCTAACTGAGAAAAAGTTTCTTCTTGTTCTGGATGATGTTTGGAATAGTAGCTACAATCAGTGGGATAATTTAAGGAGCCCATTCAATGGTGGATCACGTGAAAGTAAGATCATTGTTACAACACGGAATCAGCAAATTGCAAGGATGATGGCCAAAGAAAGGTCAATTCATCATTTGAATTCCATGCTAGAGGAAGATTGCCGGTCTTTATTTAAGAAGCATGCGTTTGAAAATAGAGATGGCAATGAAAATGCAGAACTTGAAGAAATAGGAAACAAAATTGTGACGAAATGTGGAGGGTTGCCTTTGGCTGTGAAAACAGTTGCAGGAATTTTGCGTTCCAAAACTACCCCCGAAGAATGGAAAGAGATTTTAGTAAGTGAAGAGTGGACTCAAATGGATATTCCAGATGGCCCCCTGCCAGCATTGAGATTAAGTTACATTCATCTTCCTTCCCATCTTAAAAGGTGCTTTGCTTATTGTGCTGTGTTCCCCAAAGATTACCAGATTAGAAAAGAGGAAATTATTCAGTTATGGCAAGCTAATGATCTTTTAGGGTATCctggagaaaataaaagaattaagaATGAGGGTGAAAAGTGCTTTCATGAACTGAGAATGAGGTCATTATTTCATCAGTCAACTGACCATACTTTCTCCATGCATGACCTTGTGAACGATTTGGCTTGGTTTGTTTTTGGGAAATACTGCCTCAGGTTGGAAGATCATCAGGAAGGCAATGCTACAATATCTGGTGCAAGACATTTTTCATACCATTCTAGTTACTATGACACATTTCGCAAATTTAATCTCTTGAGTCGGACTAAGAATATAAGAACATTCTTGCCATTGAGAACGGATCGAAATTGGAGTCATCTAAGCAACAAATTCTTAGAGGATACCTTGCCCCAATTCATGTCTTTAAGGTTTCTATCTTTGTCTTGTTATGAGAATATTGTGAAGTTACCAAGCTCATGTAGTGGTTTGAAACAACTTCGATTTCTGAATCTCTCTTCAACAGGAATAAAGGAGCTACCAGAGTGGATATGTAGTTTCTATAATCTACAAACTTTGTTGTTGTCATATTGCATACAACTTGAACAGTTGCCGGAAAATTTGGGAAAGTTAATTAACTTGTGTTGCCTGGATATTAGTGGAACTCCATTGAAGAAAATGCCACCACAAATGGGTAGACTGATAAACCTTCAAGTCTTGACTGCTTTTGTCATAGGCAAGGACAGTGGTTCGACGATTAAGGAGTTGGGCAAGCTTCCTATGCTACGTGGTAAGCTAATCCTTTCGGGGCTGGAAAATGTTTCCAGTGCCAGGGATGCATCAATGGCGAACATGGAAGGCAAGGAACACCTTGACGTGTTAACTTTGGAGTGGAACGGTGCTATCAATGATTCACAAGCTGTGAGAGATGTGCTTGATAATTTACAACCTCATTCAAGCATAAAGCATCTCAACATCATAGGGTATGGTGGAACAACATTTCCAGATTGGCTATGCAACCCTTCACTAAGCCGTTTGGAATCGTTGAGTCTATCTAATTGTGAAAATTGTTTCTCCTTGCCTGCACTTGGGCAGCTACAGTCCTTGCAATCACTTGAAATTGTTGGAATGAGTTGTATATCACTCTTGAGACAAGATTTTTATGGAGATGTCAGTGCAACCAAACCATTCCCATCTCTGAAAAAGTTGAGAATCGAGAAGCTGCCTCAGTGGGAGAGATGGCATGTGCCAGAAGGTGAAGTCTTCAATGGACTTGAACGACTCCGTATAATTGGTTGTCCCAAACTGATTGGAGAACTTCCCCGACAACTTGCATCGCTGCAAAGCCTTGACATATCTGGCTGCGGCAATCTTGTGCGTCCCAATGGTCAATTGAGCATCCTGAATGGAGAGAATCAACAAAATTTTTCATCTTTTCGTCAATTGAAGATTTCAGAGCTAGAAAATTTGAAAGAGTTGCCCCTACAGCTCAACCAATTATCCAGGCTTGAGGAATTGAATATTTCAGCGCTAAAAAATTTGGAAGAGTTGCCCCTACAGTCCAACCAATTATCCCGACTTGAGAAATTGACGGTTGATGATTGTGGGTCTCTCTCACCCTCGCACGTGAGTAGACCGCCTTCCTCACTTAAATCACTTTGGTACCACGGACGCTGCAATTTGGAATTGGAGAGTTCAAGCGGGGAGGGTGGTGGGGCCTTGGAGCACTTGACATTACTAAATTGTGACTCTGTCAAAGTCAAAGTCGAGTGGCTTGCCTCGTTTCCCATGCTGAAATCTGTTGCAATTTATAAATGCAAGAGTGTTGAGATGCTCTCAGTTCCTGCTGCACCTGCACTTGGGATTGGGAAACAGAGTGGCATGacaactactactactactactactagtaCTAGCAGTGTGATGACGTCACTTCAACGCTTAAGCATCTCGGGCTGCGATGCTCTAATATTGTCTTTTCCAGCCCCCAGTCTAACGGAGCTTGATATCCAGGATTGCGAGAAGTTCACAAAGCTACCGCAACGGATGGAATCCCTCCTTCCATCTCTTCGATATCTATGTCTAAGAAATTGTCCAGAAATTGAGTGCTTCCCGGAAGGGGGTTTGCCCTCCACCCTACAATTGCTTAATATCGAAAATTGCAAGAAGCTCATGAGTCGCATGACAGAGTGGGGTTTGGAGAAACTTCCCTTTCTCACGCATTTGCGCATTAAGAGTCCCTGGGATGAAGTAGAGTCGTTTCTAGAGGAGGACTGGCGGTTGCCTTGCACGCTTCAATATCTTTACTTGGACTCCTTTCAGAATCTGAAAGTGCTAAACTATTCGGCTCTTCGACACCTCACCTCTCTTCAAGGCCTGTACATCAATACTTGCCCTCGACTCCAGTCCCTACCGGAAGAGGGACTGCCCGCCTCCCTCACCGAACTAGAAATCCTGCGCTGCCCACTGCTGAAGCCAAGGTTAGAATGGGAGAAAGGACAAGACTGGCCCAAGGTTGCCCACATCCCCTGCCTGCTAGTCGATGGTGACCTAGTTCCTTGA